A DNA window from Camelina sativa cultivar DH55 chromosome 17, Cs, whole genome shotgun sequence contains the following coding sequences:
- the LOC104760050 gene encoding putative U-box domain-containing protein 58 — MATLENSCVLFSRLCVELFHEIPLLPSDGEFTTFEGQFLRRCQIEFENSSPKTEQFPLVYVDESTYWRFIKTVRVLAEIFKNTKITETTRKNITKELMNPICPPERNTDAMNLFLCSIGKLADLEFSNENLNQLVQSSLAVELERKYKEEVKLRKEAEDALAKKEGEVEMVVLLLESYKKELGKVQLEAQALGHKYDAELQLRKEAEDALAIKKEEVEVMEGQLESYKEEQGKCQSQVQEALEQKHETELKQLRTETQLSKELEGIKQLHEACIIEQDNLKSQVLTWRDMYDQESTVRKETEDALSKEKQELETVKGLLEASRQEADVMRQERDNDLKTAQELMTERQPLSSFVCPITQDVMKDPHVAADGFTYEAESIKKWLSTGHKRSPMTNLQLAHVNLIPNRTLRSAIQELV, encoded by the exons ATGGCGACATTGGAAAACTCGTGTGTATTATTTTCTCGTCTATGTGTAGAGCTTTTTCACGAGATTCCCCTTCTCCCATCTGACGGCGAGTTTACAACTTTTGAGGGACAGTTTTTGCGCAGATGCCAAATAGAGTTTGAAAACTCATCCCCCAAAACAGAACAATTCCCacttgtttatgttgatgaaTCAACTTATTGGAGATTCATCAAGACCGTTAGGGTTTTGGCTGAAATTTTCAAGAATACGAAGATCACTGAAACAACACGGAAAAACATAACTAAG gAACTTATGAATCCCATCTGTCCACCGGAGAGGAACACTGATGCTATGAATTTGTTTCTCTGCTCCATTGGAAAACTAGCTGACTTAGAGTTTTCTAATGAAAATCTGAATCAGCTAGTTCAAAGTTCTCTG GCTGTAGAGTTGGAGAGAAAATACAAGGAAGAAGTCAAGCTTAGGAAAGAGGCAGAAGATGCACTTGCTAAGAAAGAGGGAGAAGTGGAGATGGTGGTACTGTTGCTTGAGTCCTACAAGAAAGAACTAGGTAAAGTGCAACTTGAAGCTCAGGCCTTAGGGCACAAGTATGACGCAGAGTTGC AGCTTAGAAAAGAAGCAGAAGATGCACTTGctataaaaaaggaagaagtagAGGTGATGGAAGGGCAACTTGAGTCTTACAAGGAAGAACAAGGTAAATGTCAATCACAAGTTCAAGAAGCCTTGGAGCAAAAGCATGAAACAGAGTTGAAGCAGCTTCGGACAGAAACTCAACTAAGCAAAGAGTTGGAGGGAATAAAGCAACTGCATGAAGCATGTATAATAGAACAAGACAACCTGAAATCACAGGTCTTAACTTGGCGAGACATGTACGACCAAGAGTCAACTGTtaggaaagaaacagaggatgctctttctaaagaaaaacaagagcTCGAGACTGTCAAAGGACTACTTGAAGCGTCCAGGCAAGAAGCAGATGTGATGCGACAAGAGAGGGACAATGATCTCAAAACAGCACAAGAGTTAATGACAGAGCGCCAACCTCTATCATCATTTGTCTGCCCTATCACACAG GATGTCATGAAAGATCCGCACGTTGCTGCCGATGGATTCACATACGAAGCAGAATCTATCAAGAAATGGCTTAGCACAGGTCACAAGAGGTCGCCGATGACAAATCTTCAACTTGCTCATGTCAACCTTATCCCTAACCGTACTCTCCGGTCTGCGATTCAGGAGttggtttga
- the LOC104760051 gene encoding putative U-box domain-containing protein 58 — MVENSQVLFARLCVELFLELPPLPSDESHGHITTFERLFLRKCQTELENSSPRTDEQLPLVYVHESNCYRFIKTVRVLAEVFKNTKINETTRKSIIQVLMNPILPLERNTDAIHLFLYSIGKLADFQFSNENSNFNQLVQSFRAVELESNYNDEVKLRKEAEVAFSMKKEEVEMMERLLESYKEEQGKLQLEAHALEHKHDAELQLRRQTETLLVREQEKMNKVKVQLETLEIERDDMRLKAEEFESKYKGEMIRRIESETVLEKELKELEGLKLQLETYKTEEENLTSQVRAWQDKYEQESTLRKETEVALSNEKLELETVNELFETINLEAVAIREEKDNAIKRAQELMAKRQPPPSFYCPITQEVMKDPHLAADGFTYEAEAIKKWLSTGHWTSPMTNLKLSHLDLVPNRALRSAIEELN; from the exons ATGGTGGAAAACTCCCAAGTATTATTCGCTCGTTTGTGCGTTGAGCTTTTCCTCGAGCTTCCTCCTCTACCATCAGATGAATCTCACGGCCATATTACAACTTTTGAGAGACTGTTTTTGCGCAAATGCCAAACCGAGCTTGAAAACTCATCCCCCAGAACTGATGAACAACTACCATTGGTTTATGTCCATGAATCAAACTGTTATAGATTCATCAAAACCGTTAGGGTTCTGGCTGAGGTTTTCAAGAATACCAAGATCAATGAAACCACACGGAAAAGCATTATTCAG GTGCTGATGAATCCCATCTTGCCACTTGAGAGGAACACCGATGCTATTCATTTATTTCTCTACTCCATTGGCAAACTAGCTGACTTCCAGTTTTCtaatgaaaattcaaatttcaatcaGCTAGTTCAAAGTTTTCGG GCTGTAGAGTTGGAGAGCAATTACAATGATGAAGTCAAGCTTAGGAAAGAGGCTGAAGTTGCGTTTTCTatgaaaaaggaagaagtggaGATGATGGAACGTTTACTTGAGTCATACAAGGAAGAACAAGGTAAACTGCAACTTGAAGCGCATGCCTTGGAGCACAAGCATGACGCAGAGTTGCAGCTTAGGAGACAAACAGAAACCTTGCTTGTCCGAGAACAGGAGAAAATGAACAAGGTAAAGGTTCAGCTGGAAACTCTTGAAATTGAACGTGATGATATGCGTTTGAAGGCTGAGGAGTTTGAGAGCAAGTACAAGGGAGAGATGATTCGCAGGATAGAATCGGAGACTGTGCTGGAGAAAGAATTGAAAGAGTTGGAAGGACTGAAGCTACAGCTTGAAACCtataaaacagaggaagagaaccTAACTTCACAAGTCAGAGCTTGGCAGGACAAGTACGAGCAAGAGTCGACTCTTAGGAAAGAAACAGAGGTTGCACTTTCTAATGAAAAGCTAGAGCTTGAGACAGTCAACGAACTATTCGAAACCATCAACTTAGAAGCAGTTGCTATACGAGAAGAGAAGGACAATGCTATCAAAAGAGCACAAGAGCTAATGGCAAAACGTCAACCTCCACCATCATTTTACTGCCCTATCACACAG GAGGTCATGAAAGATCCACACTTGGCTGCTGATGGATTCACATACGAAGCAGAAGCAATTAAAAAATGGCTTAGCACAGGTCACTGGACGTCGCCCATGACAAATCTCAAACTTTCACATCTCGATCTTGTCCCTAACCGTGCTCTCCGCTCTGCGATTGAGGAGTTGAATTAG